In Treponema primitia ZAS-2, a genomic segment contains:
- the mutS gene encoding DNA mismatch repair protein MutS encodes MQDQYKRIKRDHQGDVLFFRLGDFYEMFSDDALEVSALLNLTLTNRNGVPMCGIPYHAARSYIARLLKFGKKIAICEQLTEAGKGRGIIERKVVEVITPGTTVDEDFLEKGNSNYLGALAGTGKLLSFAYIDLSTGEFHATSFPYEEGAERLRQDLERLQLRELVAQESLLEESPSIAAAVMDRPGLVVNRWADWLFDLGRGRERLERQFGTASLKGFGLEDNSPEILSAGAVLDYLDDTAKSLIPHVRSVTVYGDSEYLGIDESTQRNLELVRNLRDGDLRFSLLEVMDETKTAMGRRLLKRRILHPLRDLGRIKARLDMVEALYRDQGRLTELRELLGKTPDLERLCSRLAMEKAHAKDLLSIRNALTAYKAINELGRALNCGGTFVSFESASTLAANDLARLMGLRDLLEKGILDDPSILLTEGKLIRDGYNTELDELHKLRDNGRFLLEKYLEEERLATGISSLKIRYNRLIGYFFEVTKAHLSKVPPYFIRRQGIVQGERFSTDRLAGLESDINGASDRVVELEKKLFLEIRDQAKALIAELAAAAAQIAELDAAQSLARAATVRGWVRPLVDAENRLEIREGRHPVVEAHLPGGEFIPNDVILEEGGVVFALITGPNMAGKSTYLRQAALIAIMAQSGSFVPAREAKIGVTDRIYCRVGASDNLARGESTFLVEMNETAHILNTATERSMVIMDEVGRGTGTYDGLSIAWAVCEELLDRIKCRTLFATHYHELALLSHPHLANRSMEVLNQGGEIVFLRKLKEGPAAESYGLHVARLAGLSEEVLRRAAEIMDRLKEGERVLHSALPQAAIQSARQPEALSVVQPGSTGQPARGTSLQVAPEEPARDAALTPEAPKPSTLIRRIAEDIAAIDLNRMTPLEALNRIHTWKALFDGKDTSRHSKAARDNSAPSLFDE; translated from the coding sequence ATACAAGATCAATACAAAAGAATTAAACGGGACCACCAGGGGGATGTGCTTTTTTTCCGCCTAGGCGATTTTTATGAGATGTTTTCAGATGATGCCCTGGAAGTTTCCGCTTTGCTTAACCTCACCCTTACTAACCGCAACGGGGTTCCCATGTGCGGGATTCCCTACCATGCGGCCCGTTCCTACATTGCCCGGCTGTTGAAATTCGGGAAAAAAATCGCCATCTGCGAACAGCTTACAGAAGCCGGCAAGGGCCGGGGCATTATCGAACGGAAGGTGGTAGAGGTGATCACCCCGGGGACCACGGTGGACGAGGACTTCCTTGAAAAGGGGAACTCCAACTACCTGGGCGCCCTTGCGGGAACCGGGAAGCTGCTTTCCTTTGCCTATATCGACCTTTCCACCGGAGAATTCCACGCCACATCTTTTCCTTACGAGGAAGGGGCGGAACGGCTGCGCCAGGATTTGGAACGACTTCAGCTTCGGGAACTGGTAGCCCAGGAATCCTTGTTGGAGGAATCCCCGTCCATTGCCGCCGCCGTGATGGACCGGCCTGGCCTGGTGGTAAACCGCTGGGCGGACTGGCTCTTCGACCTGGGCCGTGGCCGTGAGCGGCTGGAACGGCAGTTTGGTACCGCAAGCCTGAAAGGCTTCGGCTTAGAGGATAATTCCCCGGAAATACTTTCTGCCGGCGCCGTGCTGGATTATCTGGATGACACTGCCAAGAGCCTCATTCCCCATGTCCGTTCCGTAACCGTTTACGGGGACAGCGAATACTTAGGTATAGACGAATCCACCCAACGGAACTTAGAATTAGTCAGAAACCTCCGGGATGGGGACCTGCGCTTTTCCCTGCTGGAGGTAATGGACGAGACCAAGACCGCCATGGGCCGCCGGCTCCTGAAGCGGCGCATACTCCACCCCCTGCGGGATTTGGGCCGGATCAAAGCGCGGCTTGATATGGTGGAGGCCCTCTACCGCGATCAGGGGCGGCTCACAGAATTACGGGAACTCCTGGGGAAAACTCCGGATCTGGAGCGGCTCTGCTCCCGGCTTGCCATGGAAAAAGCCCATGCCAAGGATTTGCTTTCCATCAGGAACGCCCTCACCGCATATAAAGCCATCAACGAACTGGGCCGCGCCCTGAACTGTGGGGGCACCTTTGTTTCCTTTGAGTCCGCCTCTACCCTTGCCGCCAATGATCTGGCCCGTCTCATGGGGCTCCGGGACCTTCTGGAAAAGGGTATTCTGGATGATCCCTCTATTCTGCTCACCGAGGGCAAGCTTATCCGGGATGGCTATAATACGGAACTGGATGAACTCCACAAACTCCGGGACAATGGCCGCTTTCTTCTGGAAAAATATCTGGAAGAGGAACGGCTTGCCACGGGTATAAGCAGCCTCAAGATACGGTACAATCGGCTCATCGGTTATTTCTTTGAGGTTACCAAGGCGCATCTTTCCAAGGTTCCCCCTTATTTTATACGCCGCCAGGGTATAGTCCAGGGCGAGCGCTTTAGTACTGACCGCCTGGCCGGCCTGGAATCGGATATCAACGGCGCTTCCGACCGGGTTGTTGAGCTGGAAAAAAAGCTTTTCCTGGAAATCCGGGACCAGGCTAAGGCCCTTATTGCGGAGCTCGCCGCCGCCGCCGCCCAGATCGCCGAACTGGATGCCGCCCAGTCCCTGGCCCGGGCCGCTACGGTCCGGGGCTGGGTACGGCCTCTGGTGGATGCCGAAAACCGCCTGGAAATTCGGGAAGGTCGCCACCCGGTGGTGGAGGCCCACCTGCCCGGGGGGGAATTCATCCCCAACGACGTGATCCTGGAAGAGGGCGGGGTGGTCTTCGCCCTTATCACGGGCCCGAATATGGCGGGCAAGTCCACTTACCTCCGCCAGGCCGCGCTGATCGCTATCATGGCCCAGTCGGGCAGTTTTGTTCCCGCTCGGGAAGCGAAGATCGGGGTCACAGACCGTATCTACTGCCGGGTGGGCGCCTCGGACAACCTTGCCCGGGGAGAGTCCACCTTCCTGGTGGAGATGAACGAGACCGCCCATATACTTAACACCGCTACTGAACGGAGCATGGTCATCATGGATGAGGTGGGCCGGGGCACGGGCACCTACGATGGCCTCTCCATCGCCTGGGCGGTATGCGAGGAACTCCTGGACCGGATCAAATGCCGCACCCTTTTTGCCACCCACTACCATGAGCTTGCCCTGTTATCCCATCCCCATCTTGCCAACCGTTCCATGGAAGTCCTCAACCAGGGTGGGGAAATAGTTTTTCTGCGGAAACTTAAGGAAGGCCCTGCGGCAGAATCTTACGGCCTCCATGTGGCCCGGCTTGCGGGTTTAAGCGAAGAGGTTCTGCGCCGGGCCGCTGAGATCATGGACCGGCTTAAAGAAGGGGAACGGGTTCTGCACAGCGCATTGCCCCAGGCAGCGATACAGTCGGCTAGACAGCCGGAGGCTCTGTCAGTGGTGCAGCCGGGTTCCACAGGACAGCCTGCGCGGGGAACTTCGTTGCAAGTCGCGCCTGAAGAGCCGGCCCGGGATGCCGCCCTTACTCCGGAGGCGCCTAAGCCTTCCACTCTGATACGCCGTATTGCAGAGGACATCGCCGCCATTGATCTGAACCGCATGACTCCCTTGGAAGCCCTGAACCGTATTCACACATGGAAGGCCCTCTTTGATGGAAAGGATACCTCCCGGCACAGTAAGGCAGCCAGGGACAATTCAGCGCCTTCATTGTTTGATGAGTGA
- the bamA gene encoding outer membrane protein assembly factor BamA, which translates to MRKGFALLLILLVVCSVFAQEVPGNLEGGAQWYQGKPIKNIVFEGLHHIKASELEGVMAPFIGQTFNDEVFWEIHGRVYALEYFETITPSAIPADSTGSEVIIRFRVTERPTVSRITFTGNSHASRGELMNVISLKVNDVVNQAKLRMDETAVLTKYLEKGYPDIKVGSQTTPGKDGTVQVSFFITEGDKLTIDEILFEGNNIFSTRTLRGQVSLKPKGLITLFNDGAFQETKLTADIAAITQYYRDRGYIDAEVSDVVRTPKRDAKGNNILSITFRIYEGRIYTFGGVTFEGNEIFTDEQLAAVIYSKTGDTVNARRVEADIQRVIGLYAENGYIFNSIVPNETRDALDGVLRFRISIVERGRAHIEHIIVRGNEKTKEPVILREVPLEAGDVFSRTKLMDAQRNLMNLQYFSSVIPDMTPGSSESLMDLVFTVEEAPTTDIQFGLTFSGSADPDAFPISGLIKWNDRNFLGYGNIVGAGVNASPDTQSLSLEYTQRWLFGLPLSGGFDFTLRHQDRQAAMSGPAPYFNGDEDEAYPAGFHSYEEYVDNSKYPSNAYLMDYEQWGISVGFSTGYRWLTALGNLGVGGGVRTGMTMNTYDADFYRPFDPTLRDKNNQWSWTNSLWTSVSLDQRDIYYDPSKGYYLFERMGYYGLFDFEREHYVKSDTKAEYFLTLFNLPITDTYSFKGVFMLHTGVSFILPQPSYNPPVIEEANKLVVDGMFIGRGWTGERSNRGTALWENTAEIRFPIVPGILALDGFFDAAAVKATPEAFFNDFHMIDMRFSLGGGLRFAIPQFPFRFILAKRFVVEDGQVVWQKGNMGDSGLDFVISFALSSY; encoded by the coding sequence ATGCGCAAAGGTTTTGCATTATTGTTGATTCTGCTTGTTGTGTGTAGCGTTTTTGCGCAGGAAGTCCCGGGAAATCTGGAGGGCGGCGCCCAATGGTACCAGGGAAAACCTATTAAGAACATTGTTTTTGAAGGTTTACATCATATCAAAGCCTCGGAGCTTGAGGGAGTAATGGCTCCCTTTATCGGCCAGACCTTTAATGATGAGGTGTTCTGGGAAATCCACGGGCGGGTCTATGCACTGGAGTATTTTGAGACCATTACCCCCAGCGCCATACCTGCGGACAGTACCGGAAGCGAGGTTATTATCCGTTTCCGGGTAACCGAGCGTCCCACGGTGTCCCGTATTACCTTTACCGGAAACAGCCATGCAAGCCGGGGTGAGCTCATGAATGTGATTTCCCTCAAGGTAAACGATGTGGTAAACCAGGCAAAACTCCGTATGGATGAGACTGCGGTGCTTACTAAATACCTGGAAAAGGGGTACCCGGATATAAAGGTCGGATCACAAACTACCCCGGGTAAAGACGGAACGGTCCAGGTAAGCTTTTTTATCACCGAAGGGGATAAGCTTACCATTGACGAAATACTCTTCGAGGGGAACAATATCTTTTCCACCCGGACCCTCCGGGGGCAGGTCAGCTTGAAACCCAAGGGGCTCATCACCCTTTTCAATGATGGGGCCTTTCAGGAGACAAAGCTGACTGCGGATATAGCGGCGATTACCCAGTATTACCGCGACCGGGGCTATATTGATGCCGAGGTAAGCGATGTGGTACGGACACCCAAGCGGGACGCGAAGGGTAATAATATCCTGAGTATTACCTTCAGAATTTATGAGGGGAGAATCTACACCTTCGGAGGGGTTACCTTTGAGGGGAATGAAATCTTTACGGATGAACAATTAGCCGCCGTGATATACTCAAAAACCGGGGATACAGTCAATGCCCGGCGGGTAGAAGCGGATATCCAAAGGGTAATAGGGCTTTATGCTGAAAATGGGTATATTTTCAATTCCATAGTCCCCAATGAAACCCGGGATGCCCTTGATGGGGTACTGCGTTTCCGGATTTCCATTGTTGAACGGGGACGCGCCCATATTGAACATATTATTGTCCGGGGAAATGAAAAAACCAAGGAACCGGTAATACTCCGGGAAGTACCCCTGGAAGCGGGGGACGTGTTTTCAAGAACAAAACTGATGGATGCCCAGCGTAACCTTATGAACCTCCAGTACTTTTCCAGCGTCATCCCCGACATGACCCCCGGAAGCAGCGAAAGCCTGATGGATCTGGTATTTACTGTGGAAGAGGCGCCGACAACGGATATACAGTTCGGGCTGACCTTTTCAGGTTCCGCGGATCCCGATGCCTTTCCCATTTCCGGACTTATCAAGTGGAACGATAGAAACTTCCTGGGCTACGGTAATATTGTAGGGGCCGGGGTAAACGCATCTCCTGATACCCAGAGTTTGTCCCTGGAATATACCCAGCGCTGGCTCTTTGGGCTGCCCCTGTCCGGGGGCTTTGACTTTACCCTGCGTCACCAGGATCGCCAAGCTGCCATGAGCGGCCCGGCTCCCTATTTCAACGGCGATGAGGATGAGGCCTATCCTGCGGGGTTTCATTCCTATGAGGAGTATGTAGATAACAGCAAATACCCCTCCAACGCCTATCTTATGGACTATGAACAGTGGGGCATTTCCGTCGGGTTCTCCACAGGTTACCGCTGGCTTACCGCCCTGGGAAACCTGGGGGTAGGTGGGGGTGTACGTACCGGTATGACCATGAATACCTATGACGCCGATTTTTACCGGCCCTTTGATCCTACCCTGCGGGACAAGAATAACCAATGGAGCTGGACAAATTCCCTTTGGACCAGTGTTTCCCTGGATCAGCGGGATATCTACTACGACCCTTCCAAGGGCTACTACCTTTTTGAGCGTATGGGGTATTACGGGCTCTTTGACTTTGAGCGGGAGCACTACGTAAAATCCGACACCAAGGCGGAGTATTTTCTTACCCTCTTTAATCTGCCCATAACGGATACCTACAGCTTTAAGGGGGTCTTCATGCTTCATACCGGGGTGTCCTTTATTCTGCCCCAGCCAAGCTACAATCCTCCGGTTATTGAGGAGGCAAATAAGCTGGTAGTGGACGGGATGTTTATAGGCCGGGGCTGGACAGGTGAACGGTCAAACCGGGGGACGGCTCTCTGGGAAAACACGGCGGAAATCCGTTTCCCCATTGTGCCTGGGATACTTGCCCTGGACGGATTTTTTGACGCTGCGGCGGTTAAGGCGACCCCGGAAGCTTTCTTCAATGATTTTCACATGATAGATATGCGGTTCAGTCTGGGCGGGGGGCTCCGTTTTGCAATTCCTCAGTTCCCCTTCCGGTTCATCCTTGCCAAACGCTTCGTGGTTGAAGATGGTCAAGTTGTATGGCAAAAGGGTAATATGGGGGATTCGGGGCTTGATTTTGTGATATCCTTTGCGTTGTCAAGTTACTAA
- a CDS encoding KilA-N domain-containing protein, translating to MANKKELKSGVQRATISVQGAVVAVITVRDEDYISLTDIARYRDSERTDYVLQNWMRNRSTIEFMGLWESFNNPDFKPIEFDGFKTEAGSNAFSLTPKRWIESTHAIGIITKPGRYNGGTFAHKDIAFEFASWLSAEFKFYLIREFQRLKEEEHQQLSIEWNFQRMLAKINYHIHTDAIKDHIIPTVVTKAQAGMVYASEADLLNVALFGKTSREWQNENPDAQGNIRDAADLEHLVVLSNLESINALLIRQGLSQRERLVQLNKVAITQIKSLVGNRQIQKLTK from the coding sequence ATGGCGAATAAAAAAGAACTGAAATCAGGCGTTCAGAGAGCTACTATTTCAGTACAGGGTGCGGTGGTTGCGGTTATAACGGTTCGGGATGAGGATTATATTTCCTTAACCGATATTGCCCGGTACCGGGATTCAGAGCGGACTGACTATGTCCTGCAAAACTGGATGCGAAACCGAAGCACCATTGAGTTTATGGGACTATGGGAGTCGTTCAACAATCCGGATTTTAAACCCATCGAATTCGATGGGTTTAAAACAGAGGCTGGTTCCAATGCATTTTCTCTTACTCCCAAGCGATGGATTGAGTCGACTCATGCGATTGGCATAATAACAAAGCCAGGCCGATACAATGGAGGTACCTTTGCCCATAAAGATATAGCCTTTGAATTCGCCTCATGGCTTTCGGCGGAATTCAAGTTTTATCTTATCCGTGAATTCCAGCGTCTTAAAGAGGAAGAACATCAGCAGCTTTCCATTGAATGGAATTTTCAACGAATGCTAGCAAAAATAAATTACCATATACATACCGATGCAATCAAAGATCATATTATCCCAACGGTTGTAACGAAAGCCCAGGCGGGCATGGTATATGCCTCGGAAGCAGACTTACTTAATGTAGCCTTGTTTGGAAAAACGTCCCGGGAATGGCAGAATGAGAATCCGGATGCACAAGGTAATATTCGGGATGCAGCAGATTTGGAACATCTGGTTGTGTTGAGCAACCTTGAAAGTATTAATGCCCTGCTTATTCGGCAAGGGTTGTCCCAGAGGGAACGTCTTGTGCAGCTGAATAAGGTTGCTATAACGCAGATAAAATCCCTGGTTGGCAACCGGCAGATACAAAAACTGACAAAGTAG
- a CDS encoding OmpH family outer membrane protein: protein MRKRGVIVLLFIIGLAGSLHAQQLTRFAVVDLLRVYTAFFRESRAARELEERSARVQNEIDRMTAEIQNLYNSMVDAQTRGDEERSLRLQSEIYRKQDFLREYHQVKTAELEDQKRKLAQSNSFMEQISDEIRFIAESEGYSMVLNQKENTGILWFSPSVDITDKLITNLRNKAGR, encoded by the coding sequence ATGAGAAAACGCGGAGTAATAGTATTACTGTTTATAATAGGTTTGGCGGGTTCCTTGCATGCTCAGCAGCTCACCCGTTTTGCGGTGGTGGATCTTCTCAGGGTTTATACGGCTTTTTTCCGGGAATCCCGGGCGGCCCGGGAACTGGAGGAGCGCAGCGCCCGGGTCCAGAACGAAATCGACCGGATGACTGCGGAAATTCAGAATCTGTACAATTCCATGGTTGATGCCCAGACCCGGGGGGATGAGGAGCGGTCCCTGCGGCTCCAGAGCGAGATTTACCGGAAACAGGATTTCCTCCGGGAGTACCACCAGGTTAAGACTGCGGAACTGGAAGATCAGAAAAGAAAGCTGGCCCAGTCAAACAGTTTTATGGAGCAGATCAGCGATGAGATCCGTTTTATCGCAGAAAGCGAGGGGTACAGCATGGTACTCAACCAGAAGGAGAATACGGGCATACTCTGGTTCAGCCCGTCGGTGGATATAACGGATAAGCTCATTACTAATCTAAGGAACAAAGCCGGACGCTGA
- the pdxY gene encoding pyridoxal kinase PdxY — protein sequence MAILSIQSHVVYGYAGNTAAVFPLQRLGREVWAINTVEFSNHTGYGAWKGIILDAGLTSDLLSGLEDRGVLGNCEAVLSGYMGDGGVGRGILEAVRKVKAVSPGALYCCDPVMGDIGRGFYVHPDIPEIFKNEVIPLADIVTPNQFELEALTGLDTATLAEARKAIDLLHAKGPRVVLVTSYRGKEALAGDHIEMLASDGKSLYRVRTPELPLGPGMAGSGDLTTAIFLSRYLESSDICRTLELTAGSVFGIIEATYKAGSRELLTIQAQEELVKPTNSFTAECL from the coding sequence ATGGCTATTCTGTCGATTCAATCCCACGTAGTATACGGTTATGCGGGGAATACCGCCGCAGTTTTCCCCCTCCAGCGCCTGGGCCGGGAGGTCTGGGCAATAAACACCGTGGAATTTTCCAACCATACCGGATACGGCGCCTGGAAGGGCATCATCCTGGATGCGGGGTTAACCAGTGATCTGCTGAGCGGCCTTGAGGACCGGGGGGTGCTGGGGAACTGCGAGGCGGTTCTTTCAGGCTATATGGGGGACGGCGGGGTAGGACGGGGCATACTGGAAGCGGTCCGAAAGGTGAAAGCCGTTTCTCCCGGGGCGCTCTACTGCTGCGACCCCGTGATGGGGGATATAGGCCGGGGTTTCTACGTGCACCCGGATATCCCTGAAATTTTCAAAAATGAAGTGATACCCCTGGCGGATATAGTAACCCCTAACCAGTTTGAGCTTGAAGCCCTGACGGGCCTTGATACCGCAACCCTTGCCGAGGCCCGCAAGGCCATTGATTTGCTCCACGCCAAGGGCCCCCGGGTGGTGCTGGTTACCAGTTATCGGGGAAAAGAAGCCCTGGCCGGGGACCACATCGAAATGCTGGCCTCGGATGGCAAATCCCTCTACCGGGTCCGCACCCCGGAACTCCCCCTGGGTCCGGGCATGGCCGGTTCCGGGGACCTGACCACCGCCATCTTCCTCTCCCGCTACCTGGAATCAAGCGATATATGCCGCACCCTGGAACTTACCGCAGGGTCGGTCTTCGGCATCATAGAGGCTACCTATAAGGCGGGAAGCCGGGAACTGCTCACCATACAGGCCCAGGAAGAACTGGTAAAGCCCACCAACAGTTTTACTGCGGAGTGTCTGTAA
- a CDS encoding ComF family protein, whose protein sequence is MTNSFTNHAAQAAAYVREYLFPAGCPICGTELLDPKEAWYGICGPCMETLVMDNGSRCSSCGRPLISEQEQCLQCREGEGGGPGSRAFDGAVSIFPYTGRYLKLLGAYKFGKNLALANFLAEKIPEALARLNRNAGETVLVPVPPRPGKIRKAGWDQVAYLGKILERNASKTNAYTVYPCLKRLPSKTQKKLDKADRKLNLRGKILCTRPAPREAVLFDDVFTTGATLEACASALKEAGTEKVWAISLFYG, encoded by the coding sequence ATGACTAACTCCTTCACCAATCATGCTGCCCAGGCCGCTGCCTATGTACGGGAATACCTTTTTCCGGCCGGATGCCCCATTTGCGGGACCGAGCTTTTGGACCCAAAGGAAGCCTGGTACGGTATCTGCGGCCCCTGTATGGAGACCCTGGTTATGGATAATGGAAGCCGCTGCTCCTCCTGCGGCCGGCCCCTGATCTCAGAACAGGAACAGTGTCTGCAATGCCGGGAAGGGGAGGGCGGGGGACCTGGGTCCCGGGCCTTTGACGGGGCGGTCAGTATCTTTCCCTATACGGGAAGATACCTGAAACTCCTGGGGGCCTACAAATTTGGGAAGAACCTTGCCCTGGCTAATTTTCTGGCGGAGAAAATCCCGGAAGCCCTGGCCCGGCTTAACCGGAACGCCGGTGAAACAGTGTTGGTGCCCGTACCGCCCCGGCCGGGCAAAATACGGAAAGCAGGCTGGGATCAGGTGGCGTATCTGGGAAAGATTCTGGAAAGAAACGCCAGTAAAACTAATGCCTATACAGTCTACCCCTGCCTCAAGCGGCTTCCTTCAAAAACCCAAAAGAAGCTGGACAAGGCAGACCGCAAACTAAACCTTCGGGGGAAGATACTCTGTACCCGCCCGGCACCCAGGGAGGCTGTCCTCTTTGACGATGTGTTTACCACCGGCGCAACCCTGGAGGCCTGCGCTTCAGCTTTGAAGGAGGCGGGGACGGAGAAGGTATGGGCCATAAGTTTGTTCTACGGTTAA
- a CDS encoding tetratricopeptide repeat protein gives MLFAKKGVFTLICVIFFAGTAFGQSSFSQGEDLFLHNKPQEALSFLEAALAEDPGNVKACIYLGVSYQQLKRPDEAVVVYNRALPVAGEDAALIAFNLGNAYYAMGNLSLAEESYTQAVAANPDYASAYLNRANAKLTRQALQDAISDYELYLSLEPLSAKRNTIEKLISFIHSEFAAAERERILAEARAAAEAERKKRILEEVAASLQSAAEDTTGLSSGSEEVLGYDGEFELE, from the coding sequence GTGTTATTTGCAAAAAAAGGGGTATTTACCCTTATTTGCGTAATTTTTTTTGCCGGGACAGCCTTTGGGCAGAGTTCCTTTTCCCAGGGGGAGGATCTGTTCCTGCATAATAAACCCCAGGAAGCCCTGAGCTTCCTGGAGGCGGCCCTTGCGGAAGACCCCGGAAATGTTAAGGCCTGCATCTATTTGGGGGTTTCTTATCAGCAACTTAAGCGCCCCGATGAGGCTGTGGTGGTATACAACCGGGCCCTTCCTGTGGCCGGGGAAGATGCAGCCCTGATCGCCTTTAACCTGGGGAACGCCTATTATGCCATGGGGAACCTTTCCCTGGCCGAGGAGTCCTATACCCAGGCGGTGGCGGCAAACCCGGACTACGCTTCCGCCTACCTGAACCGTGCCAACGCCAAGCTGACCCGGCAGGCCCTCCAGGATGCTATCTCTGACTATGAATTGTACCTTTCCCTGGAGCCCCTTTCGGCCAAGCGGAATACGATAGAAAAGCTCATATCTTTCATCCATTCAGAGTTCGCTGCGGCGGAACGGGAGCGCATCCTGGCGGAAGCCCGGGCAGCGGCGGAAGCGGAGCGGAAAAAACGAATCCTGGAAGAAGTGGCCGCGTCCCTCCAGTCTGCGGCGGAGGATACCACCGGGCTTTCCTCAGGCAGCGAGGAAGTATTGGGCTATGACGGCGAATTTGAGCTGGAGTAA
- a CDS encoding metallophosphoesterase, translating into MKILCISDQIDPLVYSPSIKERFGGVDLVLCAGDLPMEYLDFVVSSLNKPLLFVFGNHDLSDFYYYRKDRSAPLQWENRVFTGATHVGSKIKTEEGLIVAGLGGSMQYNRGDNQYTNFQMYLEILKLIPGMLINRLFRGRYLDILLTHASPEHIHDRDDPCHRGFRAFLWFMRVFKPKYLIHGHIHLYDLSEVRTTWYEQTLVINAYSHYIIDTEEHNHEQH; encoded by the coding sequence ATGAAAATCCTCTGTATTTCCGATCAGATCGATCCTCTGGTATATTCCCCGTCCATTAAGGAACGTTTCGGCGGCGTCGATCTGGTACTCTGTGCCGGGGATTTGCCCATGGAATACCTGGACTTTGTGGTTTCCAGCCTGAACAAGCCCCTCCTTTTTGTATTTGGCAACCATGATCTGAGTGATTTTTATTATTACCGGAAGGATAGGTCTGCGCCTCTCCAGTGGGAAAACAGGGTGTTTACCGGGGCCACCCATGTGGGTTCCAAGATCAAGACTGAGGAGGGGCTCATCGTCGCCGGCCTGGGGGGATCCATGCAGTACAACCGGGGGGATAACCAGTACACTAATTTCCAGATGTACCTGGAAATACTCAAGCTTATCCCGGGCATGCTTATTAACCGTCTCTTCCGGGGACGGTACCTGGACATACTGCTGACCCACGCCTCTCCGGAGCATATCCATGATCGGGATGACCCCTGTCACCGGGGCTTCAGGGCCTTCCTCTGGTTTATGCGGGTCTTTAAGCCCAAATACCTGATCCACGGCCATATCCATCTCTACGATTTATCCGAAGTGCGGACCACCTGGTATGAACAAACCCTGGTGATCAATGCCTATAGCCACTACATCATTGATACAGAGGAACATAACCATGAGCAACACTGA